The bacterium genome has a window encoding:
- a CDS encoding restriction endonuclease has protein sequence MRIVEMYSHLNGHEHILVHKPAIWKDIENCVRRIDAEACRTKISREKTMRGKLLYSPEALNGCFGRELAAREWAESRTSYWVTHDHQLIRRTLALAPGDQKRAIEEAGHTPIFSYNQTDFVKNRIAVEVQLGKYSFIAYDLFVKHMAFFVGDVIDVGVEILAMKELQSQMSSGVGYYEGALYDLIRQGRGVPAVPLVLVGIAP, from the coding sequence ATGCGCATCGTGGAGATGTACTCACACCTCAACGGGCACGAACACATTCTGGTTCACAAGCCTGCCATCTGGAAGGACATCGAGAACTGCGTCCGGCGCATTGATGCCGAGGCATGCCGGACCAAGATATCCAGGGAAAAGACAATGCGTGGGAAGCTGCTCTACAGCCCGGAGGCACTCAATGGTTGTTTTGGCCGCGAGCTAGCCGCGCGCGAGTGGGCAGAGTCCCGCACCTCATACTGGGTGACTCACGACCATCAGTTGATCCGCAGGACCCTCGCTCTGGCCCCCGGCGACCAGAAGCGGGCCATCGAGGAGGCAGGGCACACGCCCATCTTCTCCTACAACCAGACGGACTTCGTCAAGAACCGCATTGCCGTGGAAGTGCAGCTAGGCAAGTACAGCTTCATCGCCTATGACCTCTTCGTCAAGCACATGGCGTTCTTCGTCGGCGATGTCATTGACGTTGGTGTCGAGATACTGGCCATGAAGGAACTCCAGAGCCAGATGTCCTCGGGTGTCGGGTACTACGAGGGCGCGCTCTACGATCTCATTCGCCAGGGGCGCGGCGTCCCCGCAGTGCCGTTGGTTCTCGTTGGCATCGCGCCGTGA
- a CDS encoding PHP domain-containing protein: protein MLQQAFDCHTHTVRSACGEDITDEWLGERARENGFSFAVTDHTMHLYYEREIAWAMMSEDGIRLFEERRESGRETILRYLDDLRSFATGNMRVGVELDVLPDGQIMFADDLRDQMDLFVGAIHYLPTVKHKLGQEAVEEEYRRQTRWLLEYGVAVLAHPFRAVLSAGYEAGEELVRWTVEQAAQYGTAVEINSHKPFVEHDVQMVTLALEHGLQVAWGTDAHNSREFGQFGYHKDIMRQAGLADDEMGDVLFRM, encoded by the coding sequence ATGTTGCAGCAGGCTTTTGACTGTCACACCCACACCGTGCGCTCGGCGTGCGGTGAGGACATCACCGATGAGTGGCTAGGCGAGCGGGCGCGGGAGAATGGCTTCAGCTTCGCCGTCACCGACCACACGATGCACCTGTACTACGAGCGCGAAATCGCCTGGGCCATGATGAGCGAGGACGGCATCCGGCTCTTCGAGGAGCGCCGGGAGTCGGGCCGCGAGACCATCCTGCGCTACCTGGACGACCTCCGCTCCTTCGCGACGGGCAACATGCGGGTCGGCGTCGAGCTGGATGTGCTGCCCGACGGGCAGATCATGTTCGCCGACGACCTGCGCGACCAGATGGACCTCTTCGTCGGCGCCATCCACTACCTGCCCACGGTCAAGCACAAGCTGGGGCAGGAGGCCGTCGAGGAGGAGTACCGCCGGCAGACCCGGTGGCTGCTGGAGTACGGCGTGGCCGTCCTGGCCCACCCCTTCCGCGCCGTCCTGTCGGCGGGCTATGAGGCGGGCGAGGAGCTGGTGCGGTGGACTGTCGAGCAGGCGGCCCAGTATGGCACGGCCGTGGAGATCAACTCTCACAAGCCCTTCGTCGAGCACGATGTCCAGATGGTGACACTGGCGCTCGAGCACGGTCTGCAGGTCGCGTGGGGCACCGATGCCCACAACAGCCGCGAGTTCGGGCAGTTCGGCTACCACAAGGACATCATGCGGCAGGCCGGCCTCGCCGACGACGAGATGGGGGACGTGCTGTTCAGGATGTAG
- a CDS encoding site-specific DNA-methyltransferase — protein MPHAPLTLAAHEVRIASQYDPSAEATLHLGDCLELMAQIPDAAASLVVTSPPYNIGKQYEKRRSLDTYLAMQAAVIREAVRITAPEGSICWQVGNYVENGEIVPLDVLLYPIFAGHGLQLRNRVVWHFEHGLHCTKRFSGRYEVILWFTRTEAYHFDLDAVRVPQKYQSKKYFKGPKAGQLSCHPAGKNPGDLWIMPNVKANHREKTAHPCQYPIALVERLVLALTKPGDLVVDPYIGVGTSAVAALMHQRRAAGADIVAEYLDIARQRIAQALAGTVPYRPLDMPIYDPSLPNGGHN, from the coding sequence ATGCCACACGCCCCGCTTACTCTTGCAGCGCATGAAGTGCGCATCGCCTCGCAGTATGACCCATCTGCCGAGGCCACCTTGCACCTGGGCGACTGCCTCGAGTTGATGGCCCAGATACCGGACGCCGCTGCCTCCCTGGTCGTGACCTCACCACCGTATAACATCGGGAAGCAGTACGAGAAGAGACGGTCGCTGGACACCTATCTGGCCATGCAGGCGGCCGTCATCAGGGAAGCAGTCAGGATCACTGCGCCCGAGGGCAGCATCTGCTGGCAAGTTGGCAACTACGTCGAGAACGGTGAGATCGTCCCTCTGGATGTGCTCCTGTACCCGATCTTCGCCGGGCACGGGCTTCAACTGCGCAACCGTGTGGTCTGGCATTTCGAGCACGGCCTGCACTGCACGAAGCGCTTCTCCGGCCGTTACGAGGTCATCCTCTGGTTCACCAGGACCGAGGCCTACCATTTCGATCTTGATGCAGTGCGAGTGCCGCAGAAGTACCAGTCCAAGAAGTACTTCAAGGGGCCGAAGGCCGGGCAGCTCTCGTGCCATCCCGCTGGCAAGAACCCGGGCGACCTGTGGATCATGCCCAACGTGAAGGCTAACCACCGCGAGAAGACGGCGCACCCGTGCCAGTACCCCATCGCGCTCGTTGAGCGCCTGGTGCTTGCCTTGACGAAGCCGGGCGACCTCGTCGTAGACCCCTACATCGGTGTTGGTACTTCCGCCGTAGCCGCGCTCATGCACCAGCGGCGAGCCGCAGGTGCAGACATCGTGGCCGAGTACCTGGACATCGCCCGACAGCGCATCGCTCAGGCGCTCGCCGGCACGGTACCGTACCGTCCGCTAGACATGCCTATATACGATCCATCGCTGCCCAACGGGGGACACAACTGA